A region of Anticarsia gemmatalis isolate Benzon Research Colony breed Stoneville strain chromosome 10, ilAntGemm2 primary, whole genome shotgun sequence DNA encodes the following proteins:
- the LOC142976160 gene encoding uncharacterized protein LOC142976160 — MNGSQGFKIKDNAMEHSDGKVKSTPIAMVAPELKQNPDADTEISKTCAVLGCEDSKNLEPESFFGFPEDSSLRQIWTDLTGRNNWTPTDYSYICLQHFSVDCFKVDEEDRMVLVDKAVPSLKLPRHVLEVEYIDEETLDNEEYDEENMTTDEEEDKSVPPLDMNVPQKELDNIELLKLFSEVQRLQRQAVALKDKLKYNMKVHNRQNRFLKRIKEIIEMKKKVLNQKRKKKCRILLSLQDKIKEDTTGLVLAMPMRQTDDLKNFALSIYKYSPQAYIYIRNTLRTMLPSTEILDSWITAGYQPRNVLSSSNLIKVLAEQTETQLSCKVMIG; from the exons ATGAACGGAAGTCAAGGATTCAAAATTAAAGACAATGCAATGGAGCATAGTGATGGAAAAGTTAAATCTACGCCAATTG CAATGGTGGCTCCGGAACTGAAACAAAACCCTGACGCTGACACAGAGATCTCCAAGACATGTGCAGTGCTTGGGTGTGAAGACTCCAAAAATTTAGAACCAGAATCATTCTTTGG ATTTCCAGAAGATTCCAGCCTACGACAGATATGGACGGACTTAACGGGTCGCAACAACTGGACGCCCACAGACTACTCGTACATCTGTCTGCAGCACTTCTCCGTGGACTGCTTCAAGGTGGACGAGGAGGACCGCATGGTGTTAGTTGATAAAGCAGTACCCTCGCTGAAACTGCCTAGACATGTGTTGGAG GTCGAATACATAGACGAGGAGACGTTAGACAACGAAGAATATGATGAAGAAAACATGACGACAGATGAAGAAGAAGACAAGTCAGTACCACCGCTGGACATGAACGTACCACAGAAAGAACTGGATAACATAGAACTACTCAAACTGTTCTCAGAAGTCCAAAGATTACAGCGACAAGCCGTTGCGCTCAAAGACAAACTAAAATACAACATGAAAGTCCACAATAGACAAAATAGATTCctaaaaagaataaaagaaatCATAGAGATGAAGAAGAAGGTTTTAAAtcagaaaagaaagaaaaaatgcaGGATTCTATTGTCTTTGCAGGATAAGATTAAGGAGGATACGACCGGGCTAGTCTTGGCTATGCCCATGAGACAAACGGATGATTTAAAGAATTTTGCGTTGAGTATTTACAAGTACTCTCCTCAAGCTTACATTTATATAAGAAATACATTAAGAACTATGTTGCCTAGTACAGAGATTCTCGACTCGTGGATAACGGCGGGCTATCAGCCTAGGAACGTATTATCTAGTAGTAATCTGATCAAAGTGTTGGCCGAACAAACAGAGACGCAACTGTCATGTAAAGTTATGATAGGATAA